One Panicum virgatum strain AP13 chromosome 3N, P.virgatum_v5, whole genome shotgun sequence DNA segment encodes these proteins:
- the LOC120664165 gene encoding DUF724 domain-containing protein 1-like — MRPLQKPRRRHSPKPIPGNPVEVVPDEPGLHGTAHYAAVVLARSPTSYTVEYDAPLEREDSDLPLREVVPAQILRPRPPPRWSASGEAVEHAAVDAFLDDAWWLGVDLGVVDRDGKVRVCFPETREVMEFDAADVRPHLEWVRGSFKQRSARGMEKTEAVPYTKGMKIEVSKLVDNSVVAWLPAFVAKIFWKNNLLVDYTVSNNDGTALPDEIVDVKHVRPCPPQASDISFCINDEVEAFQGGGWWLGVITDVHPELKYTFKSAHLGMKVQLSQKLLRPRYDWVYGLQNVSSNDEEFGGAWIEVARGKDTAVPRKKKQPNNLSFSWKSTTPKSGTPPRAASIKKRKTLADGLPDLAPCLAKKHRSPKLRPSEENKLCESSSKEIYPDLQEKHLLRDAPRPDEQAEPAPQPEPTPARAQRRKTILKLSLPMIQPAAVPDTTVSPHTRESDVQRNEAVQNTVPEVGTCTKSPAKSLPTPLDDIIKELKDCREQWLQAQSQLDHSATKAKEMEGQVAKLRAAHEADAQHLREVRNKQASLEQRLKLKDKEIEDLKKKLVDLDEQKSCIEAALPRGAVMVASHALGILKNHVPDLDIGILSKGYACMPAEAQALADQVRPIVEPFIERLGLSVSVVDAFVGRTYRRRAKQG; from the exons ATGCGGCCGCTACAAAAGCCACGCCGCCGGCACTCGCCCAAGCCGATCCCGGGGAACCCCGTGGAGGTGGTCCCCGACGAGCCCGGCCTGCACGGGACCGCCCACTACGCCGCCGTCGTCTTGGCGCGCAGCCCCACCAGCTACACCGTCGAGTACGATGCCCCCCTCGAGCGCGAGGACTCCGACCTCCCGCTCCGGGAGGTCGTGCCGGCGCAgatcctccgcccgcgcccgccgccacgCTGGTCCGCCTCGGGGGAGGCCGtggagcacgccgccgtcgacgcaTTCCTCGACGACGCCTGGTGGCTCGGGGTCGACCTCGGCGTTGTGGACAGGGACGGGAAGGTCAGGGTGTGCTTCCCGGAGACGCGGGAGGTCATGGAGTTCGACGCCGCCGACGTCCGACCCCACCTCGAGTGGGTCCGCGGCTCTTTTAAGCAGCGCTCCGCCCGGGGCATG GAGAAAACCGAGGCAGTGCCTTACACGAAAGGAATGAAAATTGAAGTTTCCAAGTTGGTAGATAATTCTGTTGTTGCTTGGTTGCCTGCATTTGTTGCGAAGATTTTCTGGAAGAACAACCTCTTAGTGGATTACACTGTTTCGAATAATGATGGTACTGCATTGCCTGATGAGATTGTTGATGTGAAGCACGTCAGGCCTTGCCCACCACAAGCATCAGATATTAGCTTCTGCATCAATGATGAGGTTGAAGCATTCCAAGGCGGTGGCTGGTGGCTAGGGGTGATCACTGATGTTCATCCAGAATTAAAATACACATTCAAGTCAGCACATTTAGGGATGAAAGTTCAGTTGAGCCAAAAATTACTGAGGCCTAGATATGACTGGGTTTATGGTCTACAG AATGTCAGCAGCAATGATGAAGAGTTTGGTGGAGCTTGGATTGAGGTTGCACGCGGCAAGGATACTGCTGTTCCTAGGAAAAAGAAACAACCAAATAATCTCTCTTTTTCTTGGAAGAGCACTACTCCCAAATCCGGCACTCCTCCCAGAGCTGCTTCAATAAAGAAGAGGAAAACTCTAGCTGATGGACTGCCGGACCTTGCGCCATGCCTGGCGAAGAAACACAGGTCTCCCAAACTCAGGCCATCTGAAGAAAACAAGCTCTGCGAGTCGTCTTCCAAGGAGATATATCCAGACCTCCAAGAAAAGCATCTGCTCAGAGATGCCCCTCGTCCAGATGAGCAG GCGGAACCTGCTCCACAACCTGAGCCCACTCCTGCACGTGCTCAAAGGAGGAAAACCATTCTGAAGCTGTCTCTTCCAATGATTCA GCCTGCAGCTGTTCCAGACACCACCGTCTCACCCCATACTCGGGAATCTGATGTCCAGAGGAATGAGGCAGTACAGAATACTGTTCCTGAGGTAGGGACGTGCACCAAGTCCCCAGCCAAATCCCTGCCCACTCCCTTGGATGACATAATCAAAGAGCTGAAAGATTGCCGAGAGCAATGGCTTCAAGCCCAGTCTCAACTAGATCATTCAGCGACTAAGGCCAAGGAAATGGAGGGACAGGTGGCCAAACTCCGAGCAGCCCATGAAG CTGATGCACAGCACCTTCGGGAGGTGAGGAACAAGCAGGCAAGCCTTGAACAAAGACTCAAGCTGAAGGACAAGGAGATTGAAGACCTGAAAAAGAAGCTCGTTGATTTGGATGAGCAGAAGTCCTGCATTGAAGCTGCGCTACCCCGGGGCGCTGTGATGGTCGCTTCCCATGCTCTTGGAATTCTGAAAAATCATGTCCCTGATCTAGATATCGGGATCTTAAGCAAGGGGTATGCATGCATGCCTGCGGAGGCCCAAGCTCTGGCCGATCAAGTTCGTCCAATAGTTGAACCCTTCATCGAGCGTCTTGGGCTGTCGGTGAGTGTTGTGGATGCCTTTGTTGGGCGTACCTATAGGCGTAGGGCCAAGCAGGGGTAG